CCTTCAATTTCCTCAATATACAAGTTTGATGCTTTCACTTCCATGAGAATCCTCCTTTGAAATAAAAAAAGTCCCCTATACACGCACATAGAAATTGTGCTGTATAGAGGACGATGTACGATTTGACCGCGGTGCCACCTCTTTTTGGAACTGCAAGAGCTCCCTCTCTTCAGGTACAGGAAAATGCATTCGATATACCCTATCCTTTTAACGGTGGAAACCGGGCTGCCATACTATCATTCAGGCTGCCTCTCACAAGGCCATTCAACAGGTATTTCCGTACCGGCTCACACCATCCCGGCTCTCTGTAACGGAAATTCTCCTGCCTACTCTTCTTGCTCATCGAGTTTACATAATAAAATTATTGTTCTTTCGCAGACAAATAAAAAAGGGCCCTCTCCTTATATAAAATAAGGACGAGAGACCCGTGGTGCCACCTTAATTAGCTGTAAAACAGCTCACTTAGAAGCATCAAGCCTGAATTGCTTAATGCCTGCCTTTTGTAACGATAAGGCCTTTTCGCCAAAGCCTACTGCCTAAGGGGTTCGGTTTGGAAGCTCGGAAGTCCATTCGCTGAACAGCTACACTGATTCTCACCAAACATCAGCTCTCTGAAGTACCCGTTTCAGTTACTACTCTTCGTCAACACTCTGCGTTATATTGTTTTTAATATTAAGCGGTTTATAATTAATTGTCAATGAGAAATGTGAAAAAATTTTAACTTTTCTGCATTAAAAGTTTTTTAAGCTCTTTTTTCCAGGCACCTGCCAAGGCTTCAATTCCTATAAGTGTTTCAATTGCATCAAAGTCATCTTTACGGTGAAAGAAGGTCTGATTCGCCTGCAAAATTGAAAAGTGTTCTTGTTTCCGTTCCAGTAAGGTAATATTGGAATCTTCATAAACCATTCCTTCCTCGAGAACCCGGAAGAAATAGCCGGTAAAGCCTGTCTGGACAACCCTTTTTAATAATGGATCAATATCATTGTTCTTAGAGATCTTGGAGCATGGGATTCTCCCCTGTGACACCTGTATAGTCGCTTCTCCCAGCCGGAAAATATCTCCTATGTATACATCAGTTTCTTTCATCCCAGTGACAGATATATTTTCCCCAAATGTTGGGGGTTCAATATTTTTATTGAATTCTGCTGACCATTGTTGATAGTGCTCTATTGGGTAAAAACAAACCGCTCTGTCTGGACCCCCATGATACTCAGTTGCAGCTACGCCATCACCATCAAAGGAATCCTTTTTCAGAAAGGCATGTTTGACACCTTTTTTGCCGATAGCTGATTGCTCCTTTTTTCCCTTCCATGTCTTATACTCAGGCTTTCCTACATTCAAATACAGGATTTGGGCCATGGTTAACCACCCTTCAGGACTTTTCCACCTATTTTATCCTTTTACAGTAAAAAATGCCAGACTGTTTTATTGCTTTTAATTCGTAATCACCTTTAGACAAGAGTAAACCTTTACCATAAAAAGACACCTTTATTTTCAGTCTATAAAGACCACACTAAAAATAGTTTGAAAAAAAGGCAGGTTTCGAAGATGAATTATATTGAGAACTTGTTCCCCAAATCCGGGAGTCTTCCGGGAAAGAAAGAAAAGGATACGAAAAAGGATGATGTCAATAATCAGAAATGGGCAATTGTTTCGATCGCATCCATTCCGCTCGTTATGACTCTTGGCAATTCAATGCTAATTCCCGTTTTGCCTGTCATGGAAAAGAAAATGGGCATTACTGCCTTCCAATCAAGCTTAATCATAACAGTTTATTCAATAGTTGCGATATTTCTCATCCCGCTTGCCGGATATTTGTCGGATCATATCGGTCGAAAAAAAGTCATTATACCCAGCCTGATCATAACAGGAATTGGCGGTATCATATCGGGATGGGCCTCATGGCAAATGAACGATGGATACTGGATCGTCTTAATCGGAAGAGCCCTCCAGGGTGTCGGGGCAGCAGGAGCATTCCCTATTGTACTGCCATTGGTAGGAGACATGTTCAAAAACGATGATGAAGTTAGCGGGGCGCTCGGAGAAATTGAAACAGCAAACACTCTCGGGAAGGTTCTTAGCCCGGTTTTAGGCTCGTTCCTGGCGGGATTTATCTGGTTTATTCCGTTTTTTTCGATACCGGTGTTCTGCGCAATATCAATCATAATGATGATTTTTCTTGTGAAAAGTCCGAAAAAGAAGGAAAAACCTTTACCTTTCAAGGATTTTATCAAGAAAATAAAATTGATTTTCACTGAGAATGGGCGTTGGCTGTATGCCATCTTTTTTATTGGAACAATAGTGATGTTTGTACTCTTTGGAGTTTTGTTTTACCTCTCAGACATACTTGAGAACAAGTACGGAATTAAGGATATGAAGAAAGGGCTTTTGCTGGCTCTGCCATTAGGAGCGCTATGCCTTTCATCATTTATAACAGGCAAAATAATCAAAAAGAATATGGTGCTGATGAAGTGGATTACATTCACCAGTTTACTGCTGCTAGGAGTCGCAGTAGCTCTGCTTAGTTTTTCTAAAGAGCTGTGGTTCCTTATCATGATGTTCCTGGTTGCAGGTATTGGAATTGGGGCCAGCCTTCCTCCGCTCGATGCGCTAATCACAGAGAGTATCGAGAAAGAAGAACGAGGCACCATTACATCGATTTATAGTTCCATGAGATTTATTGGTGTAGCAGCCGGACCTCCAGTGATTGCCCTTTTGATGAAAAATTCGAACAAACTCATCTTCATCATTCTCACAGCGCTCAGCATTGCAGCAGCACTTGCAACCTTTATGGCCATTAAACCGGATAAAAAAGGATAATAAAAAACGCATTGATCATGACAATGCGTTTTTTATGACATAGGAAGATGTTTTTGTAAAAAGCCGATTATTTCCTCGTTAAACTCCTGCCACTTTTTAACAGGAACCTGGTGGGAAACATTTTTTATAATCGCGGTTTCAAACCTTTCAAGTTCTCTCTCATAGGTTCGTAAATGCTGGTTGATAAAATCTCTTGACCCATAAATAAGCAACAAAGGAACCGACAGTCCTTTTAATCTTCCGACACAAGAATAATTCAAAGACTCGTGGTAAAAATGAAACCAAGTATTCAGGTCCGTTTTTAACATATGTTCAATGAGTTCCGTCCTATATTCTATCTCGAATGTATGTGCAGTAGCTATCACTTTAGCCAGTGTTGGCGGGGATTTTTTGACAAAATACATCCCGAGCAAATGTTCATACTTCAACGCTGGCGAAATTACTTCGGCAAAGCCTCCTGATAAGATCAGGGCTTGAGTCCGTTCCGGATAAGCCAGTGCGAATTCCTGGGCAATACTGCCCCCTGAAGAGTAACCCAACAAGGTTGCTTTTTCAATTCCGATAGAATCTGCTAGCTTCAAAACTTCTTCTGCATATTTTTGAATTGTGACTTTTTCCAGTACGGCTGTAGATTCTCCGTGACCACTCAGGTCAGGGAGTATCAATTTGAATTGGCGGGCTAATGGTTTCTGAAAACAAAAAACTTTCCTGCCCATGCCTGGTGGATGCAGAAAGATAATTGGGGCTCCATGCCCTGCTTCTTCGTAATAGAGATCGCCATATTCCAATTTGCATACTGGCATTACCCAATCCACTCCTTTTGCACAGTTTAAGACAACTTTAATAGTATAGCCAAGAGACTAAACAACTCATTCATTAAATACCTTATAACCGTGACATTGCCAGTCTTGTATGATATCCTTGTATTGTAAAAATGAATAAAAAGGCTGCCGGTGTTTGCCCACCAACAGCCAATGCAATAGCCGTTCCCATTGAGGATCGGACATAAAACCGCTGGACCTCTCACTCAAATTCGGTTAAGGGAGGTCTATTTTTTTTGACTGAAAGTCAGCACTGCGAGGATGAGGCTGGCAAAAGAAAACATAGCCATAAAGGTCTCGAATACTGTCAAAAGCATCACCCCCTTCCTCCGGGGATACCCGACCATCTAGAAGATCTGGCTATTGCTTCTCAAGTATAACATACCCTCGTCCAAAACGAGAACGCATGTTCTGATTTTTACCAAAATTAGGGCTAAGATACTAGATGATATTGGATATTATCTAGTATCCAGCCGTATTAATCCACCTTCAGCCTGGGTTTCCCAGGATCACAGTCAGGCTTCTGCAATGCCGCTGCTTCCGCAACCTTTGATAAATAGTAACACTCTTCCCTGAACATATGGTCAGCCATAAGCGGGGCAAAGGTGCCTAATGCCTGTTCAGTCAACTTAAGCTCCTTCAACTCATCAAGGAACCCCATGAACAACTTTATTTCCAATGAAACTTCTTGATTCATCCTTTCCAATGCAGGGAAAGTTGCTAAATTGGCACGCAGGTAACCAGTCATCTCGACAGCTTTCAAGTAGAAATCTTCAAAATGCTTCACGTATTGACCGCTTTTAGCCTTCAATCGTTTTTCGACCTGGTCCAGATTGCTTTTAATAATACCAGCATGGCCCGCTGCATCAAGCAGCCAGAGGGTATGGTGGTGCAGTTCATGAAATACTGGCGGGACCTCTCCCCTTTTCAGGTATTCAAGTACCCGGAGATATTCTTCCACTTCGTTAACCATGTGATTGACAAAGGTCGGGCCCAAATGGTTCTTTACTTTTCCCAACAGCATTTTTTCCATGAGCGCTAATTTAAACTGCCTCAGTTTCTTCGCTTCTTCTTCGGCCCTCATGCTAAGATGAATCAAGTCAACTGTATCTACTCTTTGCAGCAGTTTGTCAAAAGTATTTATGAAATATTTCGCCGTATCGATTTCCTCCTGCTCGACAGGTGCGAGCCCCTCATGCAGGAATCTACCATGATCCCCCAGGACCTGAAGCCAAAACCGGTGTTCATATGCAGCAGCTCTATTA
The nucleotide sequence above comes from Mesobacillus jeotgali. Encoded proteins:
- a CDS encoding MOSC domain-containing protein; protein product: MAQILYLNVGKPEYKTWKGKKEQSAIGKKGVKHAFLKKDSFDGDGVAATEYHGGPDRAVCFYPIEHYQQWSAEFNKNIEPPTFGENISVTGMKETDVYIGDIFRLGEATIQVSQGRIPCSKISKNNDIDPLLKRVVQTGFTGYFFRVLEEGMVYEDSNITLLERKQEHFSILQANQTFFHRKDDFDAIETLIGIEALAGAWKKELKKLLMQKS
- a CDS encoding MFS transporter — encoded protein: MNYIENLFPKSGSLPGKKEKDTKKDDVNNQKWAIVSIASIPLVMTLGNSMLIPVLPVMEKKMGITAFQSSLIITVYSIVAIFLIPLAGYLSDHIGRKKVIIPSLIITGIGGIISGWASWQMNDGYWIVLIGRALQGVGAAGAFPIVLPLVGDMFKNDDEVSGALGEIETANTLGKVLSPVLGSFLAGFIWFIPFFSIPVFCAISIIMMIFLVKSPKKKEKPLPFKDFIKKIKLIFTENGRWLYAIFFIGTIVMFVLFGVLFYLSDILENKYGIKDMKKGLLLALPLGALCLSSFITGKIIKKNMVLMKWITFTSLLLLGVAVALLSFSKELWFLIMMFLVAGIGIGASLPPLDALITESIEKEERGTITSIYSSMRFIGVAAGPPVIALLMKNSNKLIFIILTALSIAAALATFMAIKPDKKG
- a CDS encoding DUF2935 domain-containing protein, translated to MSKDFNRAAAYEHRFWLQVLGDHGRFLHEGLAPVEQEEIDTAKYFINTFDKLLQRVDTVDLIHLSMRAEEEAKKLRQFKLALMEKMLLGKVKNHLGPTFVNHMVNEVEEYLRVLEYLKRGEVPPVFHELHHHTLWLLDAAGHAGIIKSNLDQVEKRLKAKSGQYVKHFEDFYLKAVEMTGYLRANLATFPALERMNQEVSLEIKLFMGFLDELKELKLTEQALGTFAPLMADHMFREECYYLSKVAEAAALQKPDCDPGKPRLKVD
- a CDS encoding putative holin-like toxin, which encodes MVGYPRRKGVMLLTVFETFMAMFSFASLILAVLTFSQKK
- a CDS encoding alpha/beta fold hydrolase — encoded protein: MPVCKLEYGDLYYEEAGHGAPIIFLHPPGMGRKVFCFQKPLARQFKLILPDLSGHGESTAVLEKVTIQKYAEEVLKLADSIGIEKATLLGYSSGGSIAQEFALAYPERTQALILSGGFAEVISPALKYEHLLGMYFVKKSPPTLAKVIATAHTFEIEYRTELIEHMLKTDLNTWFHFYHESLNYSCVGRLKGLSVPLLLIYGSRDFINQHLRTYERELERFETAIIKNVSHQVPVKKWQEFNEEIIGFLQKHLPMS